Below is a window of Anomaloglossus baeobatrachus isolate aAnoBae1 chromosome 8, aAnoBae1.hap1, whole genome shotgun sequence DNA.
taagcacggccagcgcggaagtccctggcgcaccacaagtcccagccgcgccacagtgtaaaaacagccagcagcggccggcgcggcagttcctaatacataaactcactcagctaagctgcagtgagtaatagcacaagcgctccgcgctgttgtccccggcgcactaacacacccagcatgctggtgtgtgtgtgcgcgatttgtacggggacacagagtaccttaatgtagcagggccctgtccctgacgatactcagctccatatccagcaggttctccgggtctgtggatggagcacggtctcagtgcctggagaccggtaagatcccacttcacccagagccctgagggggatggggaaggaaagcagcatgtgggctccagcctccgtacccgcaatggatacctcaaccttaacaaacaccgccgacaagagtggggtgagaagggagcatgctgggggccctatatgggcccacttttcttccatccgacatagtcagcagctgctgctgactaaaaacagtggagctatgcgtggatgtctgacctccttcgcacaaagcatgaaaactgaggagcccgtgatcccacggtgggtgtataggcagaaggggaggggccttacacttttaagtgtaatactttgtgtggcctccggaggcagtagctatacatccaattgtctgggtctcccaatagagcgacaaagaaatgggtgATATGTTTACTACTTACGTCaccttctgtgtgtgtgtgtgtgtgtgtgtgtgtgtgcgtgcatgtgtgtgcacgatgtgtgtgtatgtatatgtatatatatatatatatatatctaatatatatatataattattataatgCTGATCCCATCCTTCTGTCCACAGCCGGGTGCGAACAGTTTGATTGCCTaaagggcctttttttttttttagccactgCACAACCAACTGGGGCCTCATGTATGATAATGGCCTCCCAGTAAGTTTCttcttgttgcctatagcaaccagagtgcatCTTTCAGCAttaaagctgctgaggtaaagtgaaatttGTTCTCTCATTGGTTGCTATGGATAACTAGACCTTTACCAAGCGTAACCAATAACCTTCTATTCACTATATAACACTGAATGCGTCCTTCTGTCCGAAGCCAAGCCGGCGTGTGCGCAGTGCTGTGTTCACGTCAACATAGCACTGCTCACTCGCTGCCCATGATCTCCGCCCTCCCACGCTAGCGTCATGGTGAGGGAGCGCGAGGCGAATAACCGCTCGCCTACCCCATAAACGTCATGGCTGTACACAGGCCGCTGACCGTCACGCTGTGGTGTAGGGCACGGGCTGTGGAGCAGGGAACAGGCTGTGTGGGTTGTGGTTGCAGGATGTAGCAGGGGTTTGGCTTCTGCACCGGGGAGTGCGTGGTCTCCATGGAGGCTGCACAGTGCTGTGTGTATAAAGAGGCCAGCATTGATGTCTTAGAGCAGGACCCCCGCACAGCAGGAGGTGGATTAGCTTCTGAAGTCGGATCAAAAGAGTGGGGCTCGGGTCACAGACGTCACTGCAGCGACCACAAGGGTGTGcgctactgctctctgttatctgccatacacacacaaatacggcCAATTCACTGACGTCACCTGCGCCGACCACCACACGCAGCTGCTCTCTATTATATGCCAAtacgttcattcattcattcactatATAACGCTGAACGCGCACTTCTGTCCCAATCTGGGATCGAAACGTTTTACCAGTGCCATGTTATGTTCACGTTGTAGTtcaattcttcaataaaatggctccaTCTACAGCGcaactgtgccgccccagcagcggatcggaccgctcggatccggggatagtgtccattcgtggctcgagggtctctggacccaggggcttaggggccacactctaaagtaaaaggggggatatttacaggggagttatagtttgtgacgccacccgtggtgtgcgataatGGGGATACCGGCGCTGCtgttaggagtacccggggtgatggaacggggcagcaaggtgtcgttgcgtaggggtaggccctgggactctggatggtgctattgGGTGCCGTGAAGGTGAAATcattcaggtactcactcagtcaataagaagacgctgacaaccgggtaaaccaagtctgtgggtgccgctgcctctcaaggggagctcgtccgggtgctgtcccctgcagtgctgcctggtgatccgtgacctgcctcctggcacaaagtgtaaattcaccgtagtggcccattagtctggaacttgctgggccccgctccccactatggctaagtgtgggagcctgctctcagggctcacacttgggattttagtgggccactTGTATGgaaggtcctatccccctcgttgcgctagtgccccgattctggagctactgggaatagtccataaaggctccgttctcctcaggctaattgccaggttgcctggagcttctccccaacctagggtccatgtaccccgccgtgccttcggtcccggaccggtgataggaccatgctgctgaccgtcctctttgacaggtcccaggcacctagcctcaatcccctgcgaccggggatccgactcctctaggtccagaccaccgtctgcaacctagtaagCTTCTCCTGTGAGCCACTACTCCCACCCTCCTCCACTTTACGACCCCACTTCACTTCTCCTTCCgttactcctcacctccccttcctgagctctacgtgggtgaccctattccgcacaaaccgcccactggtgtgtctggtgggtgtggtgcagggtgtatctaagatttgatttgctgttggaggcagcactttaaaggctctgtcacacacacagataaatctgtggtagatctgtggtagatctgtggtagatctgtggtagatctgtggttgcagtgaaattgtggacaatcagtgccaggtttgtggctgtgtacaaatggaacaatatgtccatgatttcactgcaaccacagatctgccaaagatttatctgtgtgtgtgacggggccttaagatggggacccagaaccatttgaatactgcactaaagagagagcgtgcagtaccctgtgacgacctgatagtccaggggcgtcaaacaaccattttattgaagacactgtctctgTGAAAAGCATCAGTCACCAGTTTGTTTCAGATGATATTCacagacagtgtcttcaataaaatggcggcgGAGTtggacgtgtgcacgtggccttaatgtCCCAGTCTCTTCTTTCCAGTGGCTACGTTTTCCAGTCCCTGTGTTCCAGTGTAGATCTTTACTAGACACTTGAGATACAATAATTCTCAGATGTAATTATAATTTGACGCCTGGCAATCACCCACTCCTGGTATGGTTTtgtgatttaaagcaccacttcagtgttatttatattttttttttcagggcTGGAGTGGCACTTTTAATCTAAGTTCCCTGTCCCTACTAATATACTCATCCtccggcatcttcaccttttaccaatgccACTATGGtcctgcagcgccatcttgtgactgcaacttGTGACTGACCGgatgtcagaagttacgtcacaagagcgcaatacaagtctatgagggccaGAGCAAGGCTCTTATAGAGTTTTATTACTAGTGACCTCCAgcagctccatgaaacactggagctgccggcagatcaCAAAGTGGAGAAGACCGATGAGATCGGCGCTGATAACAGATGAAAACAGCGGCAGatttaagcaccactccagcaataaaataaaaaaaacactgcagtggtgctttaatccgagagacttaaggccctgttacacgcaacgacgtatctaacgatatatccccggggtcacggattccgtgacgcacatccggtgtcgttagcgacatcgttgtgtgtaacagctccgagcgagtgttagcgatcaaaaatactcaccttatcgttgacacgtcgttcattttcataaaattgttgctgttgcaggacgctggttgttcgtcattcccgaggcagcacacatcgctacgtgtgacacctcgggaacgacgaactacagcttacctgcggccgccggcaacgaggaaggaaggaggtgggcgggatgttacggccgctcatctcctcccctccacttctattggacggccgtttagtgacgtcgctgtgacgccgcacgaaccgcccccttagaaaggaggcggttcgccggtcacagcgacgtcgctaggcaggtaagtccgtgtgacggctcagaacgacattgtgcaccacgggcagcgatttgcccgtgacgcacaaccgacggggacgggtacgctcgctagcgatatcgctgcgtgtgacgggacctttagatGAATGTAGAGGGGTTGAGTTCTCAGTGGCAGATTTGGCCCCCAATTTTTCCCATATGGCCTTTGGCTGTTGTCCCCCTCCGATCTGCGGATCTTATTTTCCTGTAGCTCCCCTTGGTATCTCTGTTTAGATCCTCACGATGCCCTACAGGGGGTCACATCCACCGAGAGGCTCCAGGCCGGTGACTCCAGGTCACCCGAGGTGACTCTTGTTTTTGCACACAGACATTTCTTAGTGGATTTAAGCACATTCCTTCTATAACCCTCCTCCATTTCCAGTAGTTATCTCCTGTCCAAACATCTTGTGCCTTCACCCTGATAATCCCCAGCAGTTTCCAAACTATCTGATCTAGGCCGTGCCAGGCTTGGTGACCTCCAGGCACGGTGCAGCTCTGCTGCTGGGTCGGCAATTCAAAGACCAGCTGgatggaggagaaaaaaaaaagtctgcctgGGTCCTGTGCCAAAAAACATCCCAGACAGTGACATGAGCTGCCGAGCGGGCGCAGCCGGAGGGGGGAGCTGCCTCTGCACATGGAGCCACTGTGCCCCCAGTTTACAATATGATACAAAGGAACAATGAAGGGCAGGGGCCGATCATGTCAATGTCTGACCCAGATATTCTGTGATGGAAGACACCAATGACCTCCCCAATCTCCGTAATCGAAGAGCGACCGGCATCGAGTCATTGTTACGTACCTATAATATAATGTAGCACTGCATAATGGGGTTTGTAGTGCTGTAGTCGTTGTCATGATAGGGTTAGATGCACCAACTCTGAATACGGTATCATACATGATAGAATGAGATACATGGCTCGGTCAATACTACCACACATGGCAGGATGAGATACACAACTCTACAGacggtatcacacatgataggatgagAAACAAGGCTCAGGAGAAAGTATAACCCAtgataggatgagatacacagctcagcagacagtatcacacatgatcggatgagatacacagctcagcagacagtatcacacatgatcggatgagatacacagctcagcaggcagtatcacacatgatcgGATGAgatgctcagcaggcagtatcacacatgataggatgagatacacagctcagcaggcagtatcacacatgataggatgagatacacagctcagcagatagtatcacacatgatcggatgagatacacagctcagcaggcagtatcacacatgatcgGATGAgatgctcagcaggcagtatcacacatgatcggatgagatacacagctcagcaggcagtatcacacatgataggatgagatacacagctcagcagacagtatcacacatgatcggatgagatacacagctcagcaggcagtatcacacataataggatgagatacacagctcaggagacagtatcacacatgatcggATGAGATACACTGCTCAGGAGACAATATCACACATGatcggatgagatacacagctcagcagtcagtatcacacatgataggatgagatacatagctcagcagtcagtatcacacatgataggatgagatacatagctcagcagtcagtatcacacatgataggattagatataccgctcagcagacagtatcacacaggataggatgagatacacagctcagcagtcagtatcacacatgataggattagatgctcagcagacagtatcacacaggatggaattagatacacagctcagcagacagtatcacacatgataggattagatacacagctcaacagtgaTACAATGTGATAAAATGAATGAAAGGTAACGTTCAGATCAGTCTATGGATCCTTTTTTATCGTTTATTTCATCTCTCCAGGTCCATGGGAAATGTGTGTGCCAACATAACACAGCAGGGCCGCACTGTGAAAAGTGTGCCCCGATGTACAATGACGTCCCGTGGAGGCCGGGAGATGGGAGAACTGGAGCCCCCAATGAGTGCAAACGTAAGTGTGAAGAGAAAGCACAGAGCAGATGGTCAGACACGAGATGGACGGACACAGAGGAGCGAGATGGACGGACACAGAGGAGCGAGATGGACGGACACAGAGGAGCGAGATGGACGGACACAGAGGAGCGAGATGGACGGACACAGAGGAGCGAGATGGACGGACACAGAGGAGCGAGATGGACGGACACAGAGGAGCGAGATGGACGGACACAGAGGAGCGAGATGGACGGACACAGAGGAGCTGCCACGTTTTGGTTGCCACCATGATCACATCTCATCTTTCTCTCCTGTGTCCACGTCTAGGCTGTCGGTGCCACAATCACGCTGTCAGCTGTCACTTTGATCCAGGCGTCTGGCTGTCCTCTGGAAAGAAAAGTGGAGGAGTTTGTGAAAACTGCCAGCACAATACAGAAGGGCACCGTTGCCAGAGATGCAGGGCGGGCTACTACCGGGACCCCAGTGAGCCCATCAGCTCCCCCTTAGTGTGCAAAGGTAGGTCCAGCAATATACCAAAGCGAAGAACAATGGGCTCCTGGCTACTTAAAGGCACCTGAATTCATAGCCATCCATGGTGGTGCCTATAGTTATCCACCCATCTCTAATGGTCGGACCCCCTCTAATAGGTAAGATGTGACATAGAGGTGTCTCTTGTAAACAGCCCCTTTAAAATACGAGCTCGGCAAGCGTGTGCCATCATGCATTAATGAGCAATTTATCTCATCGTCTTGTGCCAGGAAAAAAAAAGTCCATAAAAATGCGCAGAACTGCCAGTTTAGATGCCACATACCCAGCGTATCAGACACAAAGAAAAGGGGGATAAAAGACGGCCGTCCGCCCGACACACACCTGCCCTTCAGCTACAACATAACACCGGATTCCTGGGTTTTGATATAGTGTGATATGATTCATTTGGAGCTGGGATTTTCACCGAGAGCCGGGCATTACTCTTCACGGGGGCCGTAATGCCAGTCCATTGTTCTGTTAAGCCTCTGTCTCCTTCTGTGATACATCTGGGGCATTAGCAGTGCTCATTCAATTATATCTTGGCTCTTTTTTTTCTAGTCCCATAATCCGGCGTGCCTGTGTATGCAAAGCACAGCTGTGAGAGGGCGAGGAGAAACCCGTTCTATTTAAATAGCTGAATTGTGTTCAACCAACCTGATGCCAGGGTACAATTAAAAGGACACAGCCTAAAATCTATCTCCTCTCTAATTAATGAGCAGTGGAATGCAATCTGGTGTAAAATTATATAATTACtggaatactgcccctatgtacaagaatgtaactactataatactgcccctatgtacaagaatataactactataatactgcccctatgtacaagaatataactactttaatactgcccctatgtacaagaaaataactactataatactgcccctatgtacaagaatataactactttaatactgcccctatgtacaagaatataactactataatactgcccctatgtacaagaatataactactataatgctgtctccaatgcacaagaatataactactataatactgctcctatgtggaagaatataactattataatactactcctatgtacaagaatataactactataatactgctcctatgtggaagaatataactactataatactgcccctatgtacaagaatataactactataatactgcccctatttacaagaatgtaACTtccataatattgccccctatgcagaagaatataactactataatactgtccttatgtacaagaatgtaactactataatactgcccctatgtacaagaatgtaactactatattaATGCTCCTAtgagcaagaatataactactataatactgcctcctatgtacaagaatataactactataatactgcctcctatgtacaagaatatagctactataatactgccccctatgtacaagaatatagctactataatactgccccctatgtacaagactataaatactataatactgctcctatgtacaagaatataactactataatactgcccctatgtacaagaatataactactataatactgtccctatgtacaagaatataactactataatactgtccctatgtacaagaattttactgctataatactgccattgTATAATGATTTGTATCCTAATTCTCATCTTCACTATAACAGAATGTCCCTGTAATACTATTGGGTCTGTGAATGAAACGCTGAACAAAAGTTGGAAGTGTAACCCCAAAACTGGTTTCTGTTACTGCAAACCCGGTGTGGCCGGTCCACACTGCGATCACTGCTTGATGGGATACTGGGGATTTGGAGACAATGGCTGCCGACCATGTGACTGTGCGAGAGAATGTGACCCAGACACGGGGGAATGTCGCATCAGGTATCATGAATTTTTCATATCATTTGATAATATAAATGACCTCACGATATTGTAAATTCCACTGATGATGTCACCCATCGTTCTGCAGCAATAACAATGAGCATTATTTAAACATTCCTATTGGTGGACGGATTCCTGATATCATAGACACGCCAACCAATGACAGTGAAGACGACTGGAAGTGGACAAGTGAACAGGGCTTTTCCGCTCTGCGACATCCAGGTAACCGCTGCGGACAGTGAAAAGTAACAGTCTACAGCTCGAAGGTACAAAATATCTTCTCTTAAAGGGAAAGTTCACTTAGAAATAACAGTCTAGAAGTGCAGTTTCCACATCTTATCTTTCACATAGTTTTCCATTATTTGGAAATATGTCTGGTTATAAAGTGATATATCTTTTGCTGCAATAAAACTGTATAGCTAGGTAGATTTCCAAAGATGTACTGTCACTTTAAAAGATGTTGGTACTTGGCGGCACTATTTATACCATCATAAATAACCCTCTAGATGTTTTAGATTGCTAAACCCAGCACTGCTGCCAGTCATGCTGTTACTTGTAGTCCTCCACAGGTGCCAGATCACAGCTTTGCCCTAATATTCATTTGGCCGACATCTTGAATTCTCTTTTTTCATGTAACTGGCACATCATGTGCGTCCTCCAGAGAAGTGTGTGTGCAAGGAGCGGATGCTGGGGAGCATAACGGATTTCTGCCAGATGAAATATGCGTACGGTAAGTGGGAGATCGGATGTTACCGCGCTCACCAGATCCTAACGATAGTAAAATAATGTTTTGTACTTGATAAATCCTCAAAATTTTTAACTCGAGAACATTAAAATGTTACATTTGATTCACCTGGAATCTGAAACCTTTATAAATATCTCATTATTGTCTAATACTCCATTCACACCcaaagctgcattcacaattccacAAAGCAACTTTTCTTCACTACACAATGAAGCACATACCTTAAGAGTGTAGGTGTGACCACCCATAATGCACTGCTCACCGATAACCTGTAGAATTCtgaatgcagctttggatgtgagtggagaaaaaaaatacGCCATATCACTTTCATACCATTTAGATCCATTTTTGTTTACTTTGACAGTCATAAAGGCAAGGATTTTGTCAGCACACGACAAAGGAACTCACGCAGAAGTTGTGGTTAAAGTAAGAAAAATACTCAAATCTGGTAAAGTGAAAATTAATAGGAACAACCGGAGCATCTATCCTGAATCATGGACCAATCGTGGCTGCACgtgccctatccttaacccaggtagcataaaatattaaaaaagaaaaaaaaaaaagcgaaaaaaatgaaaaattggggatgtctgcagccaccactagggggagctcctgcatacagagatacatgataagattctgtctgcagccaccactagggggagctccttgtatacagagatacatgataagattctgtctgcagccaccactagggggagctcctgcatacagagatacatgataagattctgtctgcagccatcactagggggagctcctgtatacagagatacatgataaaattctgtctgtagtcaccactagggggagctccctgtatacagagatacatgatgagattctgtctgcagccaccactagggggaactccctgtatacagagatacatggtaagattctgtctgtagtcaccactaggggaagctccctgtatacagagatacatgatgagattctgtctgcagccatcactagggggaactccctgtatacagagatacatgataagattctgtct
It encodes the following:
- the LOC142249725 gene encoding netrin-4-like isoform X2, whose protein sequence is MSCSQSQCMKCSLNQPENSHLPSHMTDDVFSSPGTWWQSAQGILKEEIRLDFETEFYLTHVIMVFRSPRPAAMVLERSFDHGKTWRPYKYFAINCTTTFGLQDDLDEEGSLCTSRYSDAWPCTRGEVIFRALNPSNRIEDPYSPEAQDLLKITNLRLLLLKRQDCPCQAVSGLEEKPQRFSYYAIYDLIVRGSCFCNGHAEECEQAGSVPGAEAAVHGKCVCQHNTAGPHCEKCAPMYNDVPWRPGDGRTGAPNECKRCRCHNHAVSCHFDPGVWLSSGKKSGGVCENCQHNTEGHRCQRCRAGYYRDPSEPISSPLVCKECPCNTIGSVNETLNKSWKCNPKTGFCYCKPGVAGPHCDHCLMGYWGFGDNGCRPCDCARECDPDTGECRISNNNEHYLNIPIGGRIPDIIDTPTNDSEDDWKWTSEQGFSALRHPEKCVCKERMLGSITDFCQMKYAYVIKARILSAHDKGTHAEVVVKVRKILKSGKVKINRNNRSIYPESWTNRGCTCPILNPGVDYLIAGPEDTRNNKLLVNMHSLVKPWKAAWAKQVIDFIRSRCK